From the Rattus norvegicus strain BN/NHsdMcwi chromosome 15, GRCr8, whole genome shotgun sequence genome, the window CCTTGGGCAGACTTGATAGACGTGCGGTTGGAACACAGCCCAACTTTGCTCATTGAGGCTTTGACTATTTCTTAATAGACAAAGCCAGATTTTGAAAATAAGCCTGTCAGATAATTTAGTAGATGGCATTTCCTTAAGGAGACGCTGCcaaattgagtgtgtgtgtgtgtgtgtgtgtgtgtgtgtgtgtgtgcgcgcgcgcgctacATGCACATAGGGTTGGACTTGCCTGAGCTTTTGGTACAGGTGGTTTCTGCTTTAGAGAGCAGGCTCCGGCCGGCAGCTCTTTTTCAGTACAGTTAAGGGTTTTGTAAGTTTGCTACTCCTGCTGGTACACTGACTTGAGTCTGAAGGGAGGAGAGCTGAGGGTcattctggagaaggtaccatccGAACTCAGCTTTGCAGAGTGTGTGGTCTGGGAACAAAGCCTAGAGAAATCAGCCAAGTGACTACAATACGGTGTCTGTGAAATTGGGCTTGTTAATGACCTCTAAAAAGTCGGGGTGGCATTGGCTGAAGCCAAGTGGAGGCAGCGGCCTTCTCATACTGTAGCTGTTGGGCATAGGCGCCCTTCACTCCACTCCTAAATCTTCCCTTTAAGTCTCCTGGTTCTCTCACAATCCTTCTGCAATGAAGGACGAATTGCCCAATTAAGCCTGCGGGGGCTTCTGGTAGCGCTGCATTCTTTACCCCCGTGTAGCTATTTACACTTCCAATTAAGAAATCCTGGAAAGAGAACAGTTATTTCTCCCCCAAACTCATTATGTGGGCTGAGACTGATTtaggcaagttttttttttctatcctatTGGAGGTAAAACATCTctgtggcttgtttgtttgtttgtttgtttgtttgcctcttACAACATGAGGGGGCCGGCCTCTTCATTTAGGGAGTGAAATATTTATACTGTGTGTAGGAAAAGGCTTGACTTTCGCTGCTCTGGTCTAGACCTGGCCTGCAGTGCTGGTGTAATGAGACCAGCGGTACAGCTGTGGGAGCCAGCTGGGCTGCAGATGGCAGACAGCAAGCCCTCTGGTCTGCGGAGGGGACCCCAAGAGGGAGGGGACCCCGAGAGGAGAAGTGGCTCTGCTCAGCAGTGTCCACTGCCTGGTTGTTCAGCCTTTATTTCTCTGTGAttctgtgtggtatgtgagtgGGAGCCCTGACTCCCACAGTATAGTGTGCAAAGGCTGCTCGCAGAGCTGACCTCTGAGGTCTGGGCTCTGTGCTGCCCCATCGGAAATGCTGGCAGCAGTGCCTCACCAAGGCCGTCGAGACCCATGAATCCCTGTTCAGATGGAGTCCTTAGGGAGGGCTGGGCTTGGCTCAGTGGTGAACTGGTTCCTTAGCATCTGGGAGGACTTCATCCAATCCAGTTCCCCACACctcacacccactcccacccatgcCAAAAAAGGAACCGAGTCCGGAATGCACCAGAAAACGCAACAGTTTCTTGCGTAGACTTCCACAGAAGCGTCCCGAGCTCTGTGCAGGCTCCTCCTGCCTGCTTGTGTCCTGAACCAGCTGAGGGACTGACTGCTGGCATGATTTGCTAGCCCTGTGTTCTTGCCATTCCCATGGCTCccgcaatttaaaaaaaattgttacttATTTTAAACAgatgatatataattatatataatatgtaaagtcTCACTTTATAACCTAGGCTGGCCCagtaactcactgtgtagtctaggttggccttgaactcaaagataaTTTTGTCCTTTCGGCCTCCCATAGGTTAaagctgtgaaccaccatgccaggttcctgaaaggttttttttttttttttaaagaaaatcatttcAAAGCAAAGTTCATTACTCTGCTGGTTTTACCAACAAcccttttattgttattttatgggtttatttttctttttcggaATAATTTAATACCCACTGGCTCCTTccaccctcttcttccccctttccccctcagtCTCTGGTAACTACTTTGGTATTATCCACTTTTATTAAGCAGGGTTTTTTAGATTTGTCACTTTTTTAgcaatatatctatatctatatctacatatatctatatatattttaacttttatcCATTCTGGTGTGGGGGcacctgtgtgtgcgtgtgccgtGGCTTGCATGGAGGTCAGGAGAAGACTTGGAGATGCTCTCTCTGTCCACCATCTAGGTTCTGAAGATTGAGCTCAGTTCATTATGCTTGATGGCAAGAACCTCTTTCTGCTGAGCCTTGTCCGTGGCCCAGCGTTCCTTTGTCTTTTGATTGTTTTCTCCCTTCCACATCTTCATTCTTGGAAATGACGATGGCTCAGAATCTTAAcctatttgttttttattgttctgCCTGTAAGAAAAGAAACCCGTTATGGCAGTAATGGCAAAAAGAAGCCAAGGAGTGTGCAGAACTTCTTAGGAAAGTGTCAGCTCATTTCCATGTAGATTTGGTGGACGCTCTGCTGGGGAAGACTAGCATTTCTTTAGGCTGCTCGGCCACTGTAGGGTCACCTATATCAAACCTGTTCTTTGACAACCTGGCCGGAGCATCTGGTATTGTATTAGGGGAATCTAAGTGGGATTATGAAGTTCAGCTTCCAGGGGCCTTGCCGTGCCTGTGAACCCTGGCAGCGCTCCAAAGCACTGGGCCACCGATGATGCAGCTTGCATACCTCTGACCTGTGACAGAGCTGGCCCAGCCTTCGTTCGGGCTTTGCTTCTGGGAGTCACTGTTGTCCGTCTGTCCCCAGCCCTTGCTGGCCGCCATGTTCGGTGATTCTGTTGTGAAGCATAAcgctgtgtctctgtctttttccAGTCCCCATCTACGTGCCGTTTCTCATCGTTGGCTCCGTGTTCGTTGCCTTCATCATCCTCGGGTCCCTCGTAGCAGCGTGCTGTTGCCGATGTCTACGGCCAAAGCAGGATCCCCAGCAGAGCAGAGCCCCAGGGGGCAACCGCCTGATGGAGACCATTCCCATGATTCCCAGTGCCAGCACGTCACGGGGCTCATCTTCTCGCCAGTCCAGCACGGCTGCCAGTTCCAGCTCCAGTGCGAACTCCGGGGCCCGGGCTCCACCGACGAGGTCACAGACCAATTGCTGCTTGCCCGAGGGAACCATGAACAATGTGTACGTCAACATGCCCACAAATTTCTCTGTACTCAACTGTCAGCAGGCCACCCAGATCGTACCCCATCAAGGGCAGTACTTGCATACTCCCTACGTGGGCTATGCGGTACAACATGACTCTGTACCCATGACGCCGGTGCCTCCGTTCATGGATGGCCTGCAGCCTGGCTACAGACCAGTGCAGCCCTCCTTTGCTCACACTAACAGTGAGCAGAAGATGTTCCCTGCAGTGACCGTATAGCCTGCAGCTCACAGATTAGACTCCTCTATGAGACTGAGCAACACAGGGCCCGATTCTTGCTCCAGAAGTCGGCTCAAGTTCGTGGTGTTCCGGTCACTGCTCTTCCGGATGACTTCATTCACCCCCTTACCTATAAGGGGACATCTCCAGAGCAGCGCGTCTGTGCGTGTGTCCAGATTCAAAGTGGAAAAGCACGGCCCCTGGTTGCCACCTGTGTCCTCAAGCATGTGACGAATGCTTGAGCCCCTAAGTGCCCTTGAGGTGTGGCTGCCAGAGTCAGGGCTTCAATGGTGCTGTTACTCATTGCTTCAGCGGCACTGGAGAATGCCTGTTACCTCCCCGCTTACCTGGGCTGTTTTAAAAATCAGTGTTCAAGGCTGAAAGGAGATGTAAATTATAGAATTATTATGAAAAGAAACAAGCTTGAACTCCGACACTAGTCATCGGCCTCAGCCGCCAGAGGCATGTCTTAGCTTCATTGTAAAAGATATAGTCTGTCTATTTTTAtgctttgggggaggggaggctattatgtgctttttttttttgtttttttgataacCGTGTGTAGAGATCTTATTAAGTGATTTTCTACATTAAAAAGATTGGAAGAAAATGAACATTTCTGATGAAGACATTCAAAGTTCCGAGGGTGGGTGGCAGGGAATCCATTCATTTCCTTTTCGATggcgccttttttttttttttgttctttttttttttctggagctggggaccgaacccagggccttgcgcttcctaggcaagcgctctaccactgagctaaatccccagcccctcgatGGTGCCTTTTTATTTCCTGGCTCCACAGTGGTATCTAAGAGTgtatgggttttttgttgttgtttttgttttttggtttgttttttttttttttttcaattaaaaacatgaGCTGTCCTCTGCTGCTCTCCAAGTTACTTTGCCACGTGGTATGGCCTGGTGGCTCATTTTGTTCTGCCCGGTTTCGGGATCTAAATAGTCCCAAGGGCGGGAAATTACCGACGGGCAGATGAAGATCGGTAAAAACCAACAGTGATGAGGAGGTGCTTGTATAGGTCGTCAGCCATCATGGGGATAGGGGATGGCACTTAGACCTCAGACATGAACCACTTACTTACAGGAAAGTTTAAATACACTGTAAGTAAATTCTCAACTGCTAGCAAagccaaattttgttaaataacTGTGAAGTTTGGTGTTTTACGCCACCCACAGCATCTCCGTCTTGCCTTCTGTCCTCTGTCATCTCATGATGACAGTGATAGTGTCCCATTATTGCTGGCCTTTGGTATCAACAGACAAGAATCAAAGATTTTAATAACCAAAGCAggagaaaatcattttaaatttttaataaatattttatggtgTGAATTGTTCGGGGAATGTTTACTGTGTAATTAGTCATTATTAACAGAACACAGTTACGCAGAATCATAGCTACTGTTTCTGGGGCCATGAGCCTTACTTACACATTACCTGGTGTCAGGGGAGGTTGGGTATATCTGTGGCAAACCTTGA encodes:
- the Shisa2 gene encoding protein shisa-2 homolog precursor codes for the protein MWGGRCSPSTSSRHRASLLQLLLAALLAAGARASGEYCHGWLDAQGVWRIGFQCPERFDGGDATICCGSCALRYCCSSAEARLDQGGCDNDRQQGVGEPGRTDREGPDSSAVPIYVPFLIVGSVFVAFIILGSLVAACCCRCLRPKQDPQQSRAPGGNRLMETIPMIPSASTSRGSSSRQSSTAASSSSSANSGARAPPTRSQTNCCLPEGTMNNVYVNMPTNFSVLNCQQATQIVPHQGQYLHTPYVGYAVQHDSVPMTPVPPFMDGLQPGYRPVQPSFAHTNSEQKMFPAVTV